The following is a genomic window from Saprospiraceae bacterium.
CAGGCATTAAAATCGAAAAATTCTCTTGTCAGTGAGAGCATGTTAAAAATACTTAAAGGTCTTATCAATACACATAGACCCGACATGGTATGCATCTCCATACCGTTTCCTGGTAATGTTTTTGGTGCTTTCAAATGTGGCCAATTTCTTAAAAAATACTATCCTGAAATCACCGTTGTCATGGGAGGAGGATATGTCAATACAGAACTTAGAAATATTTATGATCCTCATGTATTTGATTATACTGATTACATTACACTTGATGATGGTGAGGCACCCATCCAGCATCTGATAGAACACCTTCAAAATACAAGACCTAAAAACCTGCTTAAAAGGACTTTTTGTATAGAAAATGGAGAAGTGATTTTCATCAATGGTTCAAAGGATTTTGATGTACCCCAAAGAGATACCGGCACTCCTGATTACTCTGATCTCCTGCTGGATAGTTACATTTCTGTTTTGGAAGTATTGAATCCCATGCATAGATTATGGAGTGACGGAAGATGGAACAAACTTACTTTAGCTCATGGCTGTTATTGGGGCAAATGTTCATTTTGTGATATCACGCTGGACTATATAAAAAGATATGAACCTTTGGCCGCATCACAATTATGTGACCGAATTGAAACTATCATTGGTCAAACCGGGCAAAATGGGTTTCACTTTGTAGACGAAGCTGCACCTCCTGCCCTATTGAGAGATTTATCTATCGAAATTCTAAAGCGCAACCTTAACATTGCTTGGTGGACGAATATCAGGTTTGAAAAAAGCTTTTCTCCAGACCTGTGTAAGCTCATGAGTGCCGCGGGTTGTATAGCTGTGTCAGGAGGACTTGAAGTAGCATCTGACAGACTCCTTGCTATGATGAAAAAAGGTGTCACAGTAGCGCAGGTTGCTCAAGTGTCACACGCTTTTCACAAAGCCGGAATAATGGTACACGCTTACCTGATGTATGGGTTCCCCACGCAGACTGCTCTGGAAACGATCGATAGCCTTGAAATGGTGCGGCAAATGTTTAAAACCGGAATTATTGAATCAGGATTTTGGCATCAGTTTGCTATGACGGCCCATAGTCCTGTCGGCACTGAACCGGATGCTTTTAAAGTCATACACATAGGTCCTGAATATGGCGGATTTGCGGAAAATGATTTTTTTCATAATGACCCATCCGGGACCAACCATGAGTTGTTTTCTGATGGGCTTAAAAATTCCTTGCACCAATTTATGCAGGGTTATGGTCTTGATGACAACCTACAGTCCTGGTTTGATTTTGCTATACCTGAGACCACAGTGCCAGATGATTTTATCCACTCAAAAATCAGTGAGCCATATCCAGGAATTGCTTCCGGAAAAATAATCTTATGGCTGGGAGGTGATGCCATTGAGATGATTTATCCTGAAAAAAGAAACAGAAAATCTAAAATATCTTCAGACTATGTTGAAATCATTTTTTCAGGAATTAAGGAAAACTATTCTTTACATTTACCCTTAATTATAGCCGAGTGGTTGATTCCTGAACTGGAAAAATTATCGCCATCATCTGCACAATCTTACAGTATTCATGAAATGGCACATAGTTATGAAAGTCACACAGGATTGTCATTTGAAGAATATTTTTCTTCTGACATTTTCAAACTTTTGCAGTCAAAGGGCTTACTCTTATTTTGATAAAGGAAATTCCAGCGAAGATACAGTTCTGAGCAAAATACCTATTTCATCAAAAATGTTTATCATCGTATCACGGTAACATCTCCTTTATATTTCCAGATCGTCCCATCTGAAAGTACAAGCTCAGCTAAAACTACAAATACTCCCGGTTGTACTTGCTTTCCGTTAAATAAACCATTCCATCCGGTGGAAATATCACCCGGAACAAGATCGTAGCCTGAATAAACATTTTCTGCCCAACGGTTAAAGATCTTTATGTAATTTATCTTTTCTATACCCCTTGTTTGTGGTATGTAGAAAAATTGATTTGAACCCAAAGAAAAAGGAGCAAAGACATTGGGTATTGCAGCTTCAATATCATTTTCAACTCTCACCAAAATAGCAGCATTCAATTTGCAAAAACCATCCAAAGAATACTCAACGTTGTATACAGTATTGACTAATGGATTTACCATAAGCTCCTTACAATTATTACAAATAGTTTTATCTCCTTGCTTCCATTTCACCACAGCTTTTCCCAATGGATCTGGACCAAGTTCAGGTTTGAGCAAGATTGAATCACCAAACTTTATTATTTTTTCTTTATCTATTTTGAAGGACACAACAGGACCTTGGGGTATGACGACTTGTTTTTCGATATTGCAGCCAAAGCTATCAGTTACCATGATTTTATAATCCCCTGGGTCCAAATTGAAAAATTGAGTTTGGCTTCCTTTTTTTACTCCATTCACTTGTACGGCATAAGGAGCACTGCCATTGAAAGCTGAAAGTATTAAAATTCCATTATCGATTTCACTGCATGTAGGTGTAACGACATCCACATTTAAATTTGTAAACTCCTGTGGCACTTCTTTAACTTCAACCTGACTAATTGAAATGCACTTATTAACACTATTTTTCAGTTCATAAAAATATAATCCGGATTTATTGACCCTAACGGATGAAGAGTTAGGAGATGAAAGAAAGTTTCCATTAGATGTGGACCATTTCGGTGTGACATTATTGGCCGGTTTTGTTCCTTCAAGATTCAATGATTTAATCTCACATTGTAATCTCCCTTTCACTGCAATACTATTGAAAGGCACTAAGGTATCCCTTATAATATTTACTTTAGCAGTATCTGTACATTTTTCCTGATTAGTGACCATTAAGGTAAATTCACCTGCCTCAGAAGTGTTGATAGTACCGGCGCTAAACACCATTTTAGATGGACTGACCCAAACACTTTTAAATCCTGGCTCGGTACTCAAAACCTTCAAGGTAGCATAATTTTTGGCGCAGTTGATAGTATCCATAGTGATTGTATATTTCGGTGGAATATCATTAACTTTCACATTAAACTTCTTCAATACACTTGTGCATCCATTTTTTGAAGTAGCCTGAACTAAATAATTACCTGGAATGTTAGTTTGAGGCGACTTTATATTTAAAATTTCACCATCAGGATAAACCCATTTGTATTTTTCAATTGTTGATGATGTACTGAAGGTAAGCAAGATAGGCGATGTATCACAAGGCAATATCACGGTATCCTGCATAAATATTTGTGGTTTTGTGATATTCTGGGTAACTTTTATTTCTGCTTTATCCTTGCAGCCGTTGACTCCTGTCACTGTCACTGAGTAAGTACCGGGGATAAATACTTTTGGCTGACCAAATTCACTCAAAAAAGCATCAGGACCATCCCATTCATATTTAGCTATATTTGATACTGGATGTACACCAATATTGATTTTTGCATTATCACAGGTAAGAGTATCCGTAAATGTTGAAAATTTAGGTAAGTCTACGTTTTTGAGTACATTAAATTGAGTATTTGTTACACATTGATTTCTTCCTGTAATCTTGAGAAAATACCAACCACCTTGATTGACCCTCAGAACACTGTCCGATTTTACATCGATAACTCCGGGGCCATTCCATTGATATTCGATCGCCTTTTCAGACAATACTACTCCGATATCAGTAACCAAATTCTTACAGGTCAAAGAGTCTGAAAAATGTTGAACGATTTTAGGCCGTATTGTGTCTGATAAAATGACAAGTAAACCTTCGGTCTCGCACCCTTCAGGATTGGTCAAGTAGAAAGTATACTCACCTCCAAAAGAAGTATTAAAAGAAAATGTTCCATTTGAAATGTCAATGGGGTTTGTCACATTTTTCCATATTATCTCATTGTTTGGGGTTTTGGGGATTACCTTTACTGATGACAACAAATTTTTACATGTGATTATGGATGATTCTACATCGTAACCCGGAAAATTTGTTTTTTCGGCTACTAATACTGTATCAGTTGATGTACAATTATTTTCAGAGGTATACTCTGCATAATAGCGTCCCGGTTCTTTTACGTTAAAATTAAAAAATGAGGAGTCTCTGTTGTTCCACCTTAATTTTCCTTTAGGTTGGACAAGATTTGTTAGTAAAGTGATTTCTTTTCTGGTACAAGTGATAGTATCAGGTTTCAATATCTTAAATGGCAAAGGCAATGTATCATACCCTATAGTAAAGTCAACTTTGGATTTACATCCATTTGGTGCTGTCCCTTCGACAGAGTAAGTACCACCTTTATAGGTAAAGACTTCCTGTCCTATTGCGCGATACCCGGCATCATTTCTCCAACTAAATTGAGTTCCTGTAATGGTTGAAGAGCCTGTAATACGTACCGAGTCCTGTTTACATATGAAAAAGCTAAAATTTGCCTGTATATTCGGTATTGTATCATTTCTCAGTACTTCAAAACTACCTTTGGTTTCACAATTGTTTACATTTACCAAAGAATACTCATACACACCAGTTTTTTTTGTAAAAAAGAGCTTTGATGTGGATTCAAAATTTTCTCCTTTTATTATTAGGGATTTAATATCATCATTTGTGAATAAAATTCTGGCACTATCTGTTTTGCAATTAATGGTATCTATTAATATCTTTGGACTTGGCTTCGCTCTTCGATCCATTACAAAATGATAATTTGTCTCTTCACAATCAGTAGTTGGATTTTTAATAGTCACTGCATATTGACCCTCATTCCAGACAAGAGGTTCGGCAGTCACTGAAGAAAAGCCATTCGGTCCTGTCCATGTGTAAGTAAATGAATTGACTTCACTCATGGGGTTAAATGCAACAAATTTAATAGTATCTTTTCCACATGTCAAAGAGTCAACAATATACTGGATATTGGGAATATCAGTGGAATCACTCAGGATAATCGATTCAACACCAAAACAACCATTTATACCCTCATATTCTATCGTATATTTACCTTTTCCGCTTACTACAGGCTCTAAAAATTTTGACTTAAAGCCACCCGGACCAGTCCATGTCAATTGTTTTAGTTCTTTATTCGTCTGTACCCTTATCGTAACAGAGTCAACTTTACAAGAGAATTTGTTTGCTGAAATTTTAAGAATCGGCACATCGACATCTCTGGTGACATTAAAATCACTTGAAGCAAGGCAACCATTGACGCCTGAAGTAATTGTCACTTGATATCGACCAGTTTCTTTTATTTCCGGCATAGCTGACGTAGATGTAAAACCATTGCCGCTCCATTTATATTTATTTATCGAGTGATTTGATTGGACTATTGGTGTTGTAAAGCTTTTATCGCAATCAATATTTAACCCGGTAAGTGATAAAGTTGGTGTTTTCTTATCGGTTTCAATCAGAATGTCGAAGTCCTTATTACATCCATTGGTTCGGTTCAAGACTCTTAACTGATAATTACCACCTGTCAGAAAAAATGGTTCTTTTACATTTGTATATTGAGGGGCAACTCCAGTCCAGGTATATTGGTATTCAGTAGCTGATACATTGTGTACATTCTTGACATATGCTGTATCAGCAATACAAGTAATTTTATTCACTTCGATCATAGGATCAGTGAATCCAATGTTCTGACCAATGAATACTGAATCCACAGAGATACAACCATTCAGCCCCTTGACCGTAAATACGTACCAGTCGCTTTCAGTAACATTGATTCCATTACTGAGAATAGTAAATGGGTGGTTGTTTCTGGATGTCCATTGTTGCTCAATTACCGGCCTGGATAGAGTAAATCGAATAGTCACATTTTTCTTTTGGCACGTTAATGTGTCTTTCGTAAAGGTCATATTTATAAAACTATTATCTCTGAATATCGTCTTTGAAATGGAGTCTGTACACCCAGATTGTTGGCTAGTAATGACAAGGTTATAATTTCCTTCTTTGCCAATTATTAGATTTGGCTGAGTACTGTCACCTAAAATAGTCCCATTAATTGTTTTCCAAAGATACTTTACATCAGGAAGAATAGTTCCAGAATTGATACCTTGAAGAACCATCGTGGGGTTGGCACAGTTCAAAGAATCCATTGGAGCTATGATTTGTGCCTTTGGTCTTATGATCTCTAGATCCAAAACGACAGTAGTATCACATATTGGGCCTTTAACTTTTATAGAGTAGTTTCCTTGCTGACTGAATTTTTGCCCTCCGATTTCAAATACTTGTCCATCACAGATGGATACTCTTTTTATTACAATAGATGGCGGAACTGAAATAGTTACAGTCATACAATTCTTTGACAATCCCGCACAAGCTCCCCTTTCAAACAGAAGTTGCCTCAAACCATCAGGCGAAATAGATGCGCCCTGCAGTGGCAATACAGATGATTGTGACCTTGCGTACTGAATCCCACAAATAGTATACGTGCCGGGGGCCAGCATTCTTAAATCAGGACTCTTCTCATATTTAATGATTGACGATTCGTTGAAAATAACATTTGTATATTCGTAAACATTATTATTCTGGACAGGAGATGTGTATGTTTTGTTGATATTGATTAATAATGCAGGGTCTTTCTCACATACAGCTATATTCGGATTGTTAATCGTTCCTGGATCAATATTGCAATCATTGCATTGCAAACCTTCAGTTTGACAATAAATCAGTTGGGCACCTAATAATGCACCTTAAAACCCATCATCATCTGTATCTATACATCTTAAGGTCCAGACTCCATTGACAGTTCCCAAATCAAATTTTTCGAGACAATCAATATGTGGATGATATTGCCCGGTATAGATTTGTGGGATTTCCCATTGCTGATCACTTTCCCATTGAGGCAAGATACCAGGATCCGGTGAAGGTGTGGACTGGCATGGTACAAAAGTGACATCCCAAGTGATTAAGCTTGTGGCCTGTTGCGCATAAGTGCCACCAACAAGGGTAATTTTTTGTCCACCTGGCGAAATAAGTTCTATCCGCAAGTCCTTCATAAAAGGGTGCCGAAATTTAAGTTTTACACCACAAAGGCCTTGTTGAGGTGTCGCAAGATTATTGTAGGTCGCTCCTGATATGAGTATAGGGATGTTGGTAGTATCTGCTTTTTCATTTGAGAAGTCAGCGATAGTATAAGAAGTCTTGCTCAGACCACACTGAGAAGTTCCATATAAAGAAAAACACCACACAAATATCAAACAAAAATATTTCATTTGCTAAGTCAATAAATCACCAATAATATGTAAATGAATATGGAAATCCTGATGCAAAGGCAAAAATATGATATTAATTAATATTTGATGATATTTTAACTATTATAATGTGATATTTGTCATCTTGCTTACATTGTTATCTGTTATCTTTGTAATTTCGCTTCTTTAAAATTCAAAATTTATTATTCTTAAATCCTTATTAAAATATAAAATGAAAAAAGTATTAGTTGCCAATAGAGGAGAAATAGCTTGCAGAGTCATAAGAACCTTAAAAAAGCTGGGAATTACGAGTGTGGCAGTGTATTCAGATGCAGATCGGGATGCTCTACACGTCAAAATGGCCGATGAGTCTTATCATCTGGGAGGTTCAGCAAGCGCGGATTCGTACTTGAGACAAGATAAGATCATAGAAATATGTGTACAAAACGAAGTAGACGGTGTACATCCCGGCTATGGTTTTTTAAGTGAAAATTCAGGCTTTGCTTTAAAACTACAGGAACACAACATAAAATTGATAGGACCATCTGCCTATTCAATGGACATCATGGGTGATAAACTTTCTGCAAAAGATGCAGTCAAGGACTTCGGAATTCCGATGGTTCCCGGCACGGACTATTCGATCACAGATATACCAAAAGCAAAAAAAATCGCCGATGAAATCGGATACCCTGTCCTGGTCAAGGCATCTGCAGGAGGTGGTGGCAAAGGGATGAAATTGGTCACTCACCCTGATGAATTTGAAGATCAGATGCAACTGGCTATCAGTGAGGCTACATCTTCATTTGGCAATGGTGCGGTTTTTATCGAAAAGTTTGTCACATGCCCAAGACATATAGAAATTCAGGTTTTGGCGGATTCATACGGTAATACTGTTTATCTTTTTGAACGGGAATGCAGCATACAACGAAGACACCAGAAAGTCATAGAAGAGGCGCCAAGTGCTATTCTAACTCCTGAACTCAGAAAAGCCATGGGCGAAGCTGCTGTAAAAGTAGCGATTGCTGCAAAATATGAAGGAGCAGGTACCGTTGAGTTCTTAATGGATGATAAACTCAATTTTTATTTCCTTGAAATGAATACCAGACTACAAGTAGAGCATCCAGTGACAGAAATGATAACGGGACTTGACCTTGTAGAACAACAAATCAAAGTAGCCCGCGGTGAAAAACTTACATTTACTCAAGATGACCTGAAGATTGACGGCCATGCCATAGAGCTGAGAGTTTATGCAGAAGATCCTTATGACAATTTTGTGCCAAGTATCAACACATTGTATAAATACAGGATGCCAAAAGGTGAAGGTATTAGGGTTGACAATGGATATGAAGAAGGTGCACCCGTACCTATTTATTATGACCCGATGCTTGCAAAGCTTACAGTACACGGACCAACCAGAAAAGCAGCCATAGAAAAAATGATCCAGGCTATACAACATTATGAGATAGAAGGTATCGCTTCGACACTTGATTTTGGAGCTTTTGTAATGAAACACCCTGATTTTGTAAGTGGGCAGTTTGACACAAACTTTGTCAAGAAAAATTGGCACCCTGAAGGAATCAAAGCCATGACTGCAAATGATGCATTGCTGGGAGCATGGTTATCAAAACATTTGCTGGCAGAATCTGATTCAAAAGTACAAACTTTCGTTTATTAATTACTTAAGCCAAAGATGAGTGTGTGTGTGTGTGTGTGTATGTATAACTAATTGCACGTTTGCAGTATTATTCCTAATAGACAGTAAAAATATGTTTGGATTGGGGGGCTCGTCTCAAGCAAAGCTTGACAGGCTCTTTTGGGAATAAGGGTAGCAGGGAAGAAAATATGAATTAGTGCAATTCCATCTAACTCACCATAACACCTTGATTATCAATTATGCCCCCCCGATATTGGGGCGTATCCCAAAATTGCACTATATTATATAATTTTTAAGTTTCTAATTCTACTTTGTTAAATTATCCGGACTTTCTGGTTGATTGGAAACTGTTGGGTTAACCCAACAGTTATGACCCAAAATAACCAATACATTTACCGGGTCCATTACATTTTGATGAAAGTGTATATGACTTTGATTTTTGAAGGTGACAAAGTAGAACTAATTTAGTGTATTATCTTAGTAGTTAAGTTAAAGGGTGGGTTGTCTCAAGCGTAGCTTGACAGGCTCTTCAGGAATGAGGGTAGCGGGCAGTTTAAACAATTTTGGTGCAAAAATGGGAAACCCCAGCTATTGTAATATATTTTTGATATATAGGCTTCTTTCTTACCAAGGACAAGTTACCAACAAATTTCTTTATTAGAGAAAATAACTTCTATTTTGTTATACACACAAGATGAGTTTAAAGTTTGATCTTAACACTCATCTTTGGCTTAATCATGTC
Proteins encoded in this region:
- a CDS encoding radical SAM protein gives rise to the protein MSFASKYVELKILLLIPPFTQLNTSYPSISYIKGFLNTLNISSFQADLSLEVILSIFSKAGLKNIFDLIESTEPELSENAHRIFTQRKKYHNTIDAVMAFLQNKNPTLAHIINKGGFLPEASRFQNNEHYLHEFGSLGLQDFARHLCTLYLEDLGDFISEAIDPNFGFSRYAERISRTATHFTPIDQALKSKNSLVSESMLKILKGLINTHRPDMVCISIPFPGNVFGAFKCGQFLKKYYPEITVVMGGGYVNTELRNIYDPHVFDYTDYITLDDGEAPIQHLIEHLQNTRPKNLLKRTFCIENGEVIFINGSKDFDVPQRDTGTPDYSDLLLDSYISVLEVLNPMHRLWSDGRWNKLTLAHGCYWGKCSFCDITLDYIKRYEPLAASQLCDRIETIIGQTGQNGFHFVDEAAPPALLRDLSIEILKRNLNIAWWTNIRFEKSFSPDLCKLMSAAGCIAVSGGLEVASDRLLAMMKKGVTVAQVAQVSHAFHKAGIMVHAYLMYGFPTQTALETIDSLEMVRQMFKTGIIESGFWHQFAMTAHSPVGTEPDAFKVIHIGPEYGGFAENDFFHNDPSGTNHELFSDGLKNSLHQFMQGYGLDDNLQSWFDFAIPETTVPDDFIHSKISEPYPGIASGKIILWLGGDAIEMIYPEKRNRKSKISSDYVEIIFSGIKENYSLHLPLIIAEWLIPELEKLSPSSAQSYSIHEMAHSYESHTGLSFEEYFSSDIFKLLQSKGLLLF
- a CDS encoding gliding motility-associated C-terminal domain-containing protein; translation: MQCNDCNIDPGTINNPNIAVCEKDPALLININKTYTSPVQNNNVYEYTNVIFNESSIIKYEKSPDLRMLAPGTYTICGIQYARSQSSVLPLQGASISPDGLRQLLFERGACAGLSKNCMTVTISVPPSIVIKRVSICDGQVFEIGGQKFSQQGNYSIKVKGPICDTTVVLDLEIIRPKAQIIAPMDSLNCANPTMVLQGINSGTILPDVKYLWKTINGTILGDSTQPNLIIGKEGNYNLVITSQQSGCTDSISKTIFRDNSFINMTFTKDTLTCQKKNVTIRFTLSRPVIEQQWTSRNNHPFTILSNGINVTESDWYVFTVKGLNGCISVDSVFIGQNIGFTDPMIEVNKITCIADTAYVKNVHNVSATEYQYTWTGVAPQYTNVKEPFFLTGGNYQLRVLNRTNGCNKDFDILIETDKKTPTLSLTGLNIDCDKSFTTPIVQSNHSINKYKWSGNGFTSTSAMPEIKETGRYQVTITSGVNGCLASSDFNVTRDVDVPILKISANKFSCKVDSVTIRVQTNKELKQLTWTGPGGFKSKFLEPVVSGKGKYTIEYEGINGCFGVESIILSDSTDIPNIQYIVDSLTCGKDTIKFVAFNPMSEVNSFTYTWTGPNGFSSVTAEPLVWNEGQYAVTIKNPTTDCEETNYHFVMDRRAKPSPKILIDTINCKTDSARILFTNDDIKSLIIKGENFESTSKLFFTKKTGVYEYSLVNVNNCETKGSFEVLRNDTIPNIQANFSFFICKQDSVRITGSSTITGTQFSWRNDAGYRAIGQEVFTYKGGTYSVEGTAPNGCKSKVDFTIGYDTLPLPFKILKPDTITCTRKEITLLTNLVQPKGKLRWNNRDSSFFNFNVKEPGRYYAEYTSENNCTSTDTVLVAEKTNFPGYDVESSIITCKNLLSSVKVIPKTPNNEIIWKNVTNPIDISNGTFSFNTSFGGEYTFYLTNPEGCETEGLLVILSDTIRPKIVQHFSDSLTCKNLVTDIGVVLSEKAIEYQWNGPGVIDVKSDSVLRVNQGGWYFLKITGRNQCVTNTQFNVLKNVDLPKFSTFTDTLTCDNAKINIGVHPVSNIAKYEWDGPDAFLSEFGQPKVFIPGTYSVTVTGVNGCKDKAEIKVTQNITKPQIFMQDTVILPCDTSPILLTFSTSSTIEKYKWVYPDGEILNIKSPQTNIPGNYLVQATSKNGCTSVLKKFNVKVNDIPPKYTITMDTINCAKNYATLKVLSTEPGFKSVWVSPSKMVFSAGTINTSEAGEFTLMVTNQEKCTDTAKVNIIRDTLVPFNSIAVKGRLQCEIKSLNLEGTKPANNVTPKWSTSNGNFLSSPNSSSVRVNKSGLYFYELKNSVNKCISISQVEVKEVPQEFTNLNVDVVTPTCSEIDNGILILSAFNGSAPYAVQVNGVKKGSQTQFFNLDPGDYKIMVTDSFGCNIEKQVVIPQGPVVSFKIDKEKIIKFGDSILLKPELGPDPLGKAVVKWKQGDKTICNNCKELMVNPLVNTVYNVEYSLDGFCKLNAAILVRVENDIEAAIPNVFAPFSLGSNQFFYIPQTRGIEKINYIKIFNRWAENVYSGYDLVPGDISTGWNGLFNGKQVQPGVFVVLAELVLSDGTIWKYKGDVTVIR
- a CDS encoding proprotein convertase P-domain-containing protein, which produces MKYFCLIFVWCFSLYGTSQCGLSKTSYTIADFSNEKADTTNIPILISGATYNNLATPQQGLCGVKLKFRHPFMKDLRIELISPGGQKITLVGGTYAQQATSLITWDVTFVPCQSTPSPDPGILPQWESDQQWEIPQIYTGQYHPHIDCLEKFDLGTVNGVWTLRCIDTDDDGF
- a CDS encoding acetyl-CoA carboxylase biotin carboxylase subunit, giving the protein MKKVLVANRGEIACRVIRTLKKLGITSVAVYSDADRDALHVKMADESYHLGGSASADSYLRQDKIIEICVQNEVDGVHPGYGFLSENSGFALKLQEHNIKLIGPSAYSMDIMGDKLSAKDAVKDFGIPMVPGTDYSITDIPKAKKIADEIGYPVLVKASAGGGGKGMKLVTHPDEFEDQMQLAISEATSSFGNGAVFIEKFVTCPRHIEIQVLADSYGNTVYLFERECSIQRRHQKVIEEAPSAILTPELRKAMGEAAVKVAIAAKYEGAGTVEFLMDDKLNFYFLEMNTRLQVEHPVTEMITGLDLVEQQIKVARGEKLTFTQDDLKIDGHAIELRVYAEDPYDNFVPSINTLYKYRMPKGEGIRVDNGYEEGAPVPIYYDPMLAKLTVHGPTRKAAIEKMIQAIQHYEIEGIASTLDFGAFVMKHPDFVSGQFDTNFVKKNWHPEGIKAMTANDALLGAWLSKHLLAESDSKVQTFVY